The genomic region aataattattttttaaaaggtaATTTGTGTCAAACAATCATCGCCCGGAAAAGATAAGTTTGTTGCCAATTTCTACATTCAGGAGTTCCGATATTGTTATGATGAACATGGCTAATTCAGTGGTGAAAAGAATAAGAATCTAATTCcataaactttttataaataatttatattattaaattcttgaaATTAGATGTTATTAAACTAactgtaattaaatttaatacaatttataaGTGAAtgctaaattataaaattattcttcaTTATACATTTTTCCTCtgttatctttcttttctttattttattcatttttttctcttcatatCTCTCTCTTATCtcttgattttaaattaatttataactagattttttatttattacacatcactaaataaaaagaagtttatttgcaaacaatttttattaaaatttccttTTGTAAATTAAACAGATTTTtcgtaaaatttaaatcaaacacaatattgaaaaagaagaaaaagatttagCAATTCACAATTTATTTTGTAACTTGTATCAAGTTTGACATTATCTTAATTGTCATCTAGTTTTCAAGCAACTATGACATTATCTCaaataaatatccaaattaTTGACATTCAATAGTCTTTGTAAATTTTGTAgtatgttattatttaataaatagactTGAATAGAACTCATTTCCAAAAAATAGCTAGCTAGCTCAAAAAAAGAGGGCGTACAATCTACTTATACACTATAACAGCTCAGTAACCAAGCGATGTAGGATAATACAacttcaaagaaagaaaatatccaATCTACTTATACACTATAATAGTTCGGTAACCAATATAAAATGCTTTACACTTAAAGTGCCATGCTTATAAATAGGCTTGGATAAAAACTCATACTTTAAGTGCCTTTACACTTAAAGTGACATGCTTATGGGCCGGGCCCAAACTTATAATTGCAGTGACATGCTAAAGGGCCAGGCCTAAACCCATATGATTGCCGACAAAAGACCAACTCTAATACCAGATAAATGAGCTGATAAAACTCATTCTCAAAAACTAgctcaaataaagaaagtgtCAAATTCACTTATTTACACTCTAACAGCTTAGTAACCAACCTGtgggataaatacaacttTTAACATTATCCAAGATAACCTTATACAAATAAACCAAAACCGTCAGAGATTTGCACCCCTAAACTACAAGATTAATGTAaactttttctaaaagaaaagggaataATAGTAAGAAACAATGCcttgaaaaagaatatatactTGCCTGTAAACAAGTTCCCTTATGTTGCTTTCCATGTCATATCAGGCACAAGGGCTGAGAACATTTTTCTTCTGCCATGGAAAAATTAAGACCGGGTCTAATATGTCATAAAGTAGCAACAACATTGATAATAGATTGTGAAAGTTACGAGTtccaattaattttagtaattgcCATATGTAAAATCCATCATTATTCACAGTTCAGCAAGACAAAACACTAAATTTGATATCTCCTTTGGAAGTACGCTTTCCTGCAAGAAACAGCTTAACCCCTAAAAGAAAGGTGAAATTATGTATCATGACTACACAACTGTCCAATTCTTCTTTGGAAACAAGTATAACTTGCCAGCAAAGAAACTTGAGAATGTTCGGCCTGGCGAGATCTCTGAATTTCTCTCATCTTCTAACGAAACTTTTCTGAAGTTTCTGTCTTTGCTGCCAAAGTTCAGGCCAAGCTTCTTGAACCTACGTATTTCTTGGTCCACCAGGGAGTAGTAGTGGTTTCTTTCATCTGCTTTACTGACTTCAGGGCTTCCTCTGGATTGAGGAAGTGTTTTGTATATTATCTCTATCACCTAAACCAAAACATGATGCATTATAATATCAGTAATAGAAACAAAAAGCaaactttttaagaaaaaagaaaaagaagaaacatgTTGCATATGGTTATAATGCATGCACATATATGTGCTCTATTGATGCTGCTCCCCTATGGAGAAAGGATATCATTAGGAACTATATAATGCCACTGCATTTTCAACAGCACTGAAATGAAAAATTGTTAGCTAAATCTGCAAGTAGatattttatcacttctaGGGCGAGATAAGCTACCTGGCAGGGATTATTCACTTTTCTCACTCCAGCTGCTTCCTTGACAAATGAAGACAATTTAGTCACTCATTAAACAGCTTTGGCACATCATAGTCACTGGAGGGTTTAGCCTTGCCCACTATATAGAGCATTTAACATCATTAGCACCATAAATAGCTGGATGTCAATTGATTGAGAAATTGCAGTTAAACATATCTGAGTAACCAGTTATATTACTGCGGTCAATCATATAAGAGACTACCTTATCTGTTCTTTTAACCTTTTCACTTAATTGTTATTAGCATAGACCTCCATCATGTGCAAAAATCAAATTGCAGGATAAAAGGTTCACAAGagcattatataattaaacaatatcACCGATAAAAGCTTCAGGTAATATGAACTGTAGAAGTTTTCATTAAAAGTCAGGCTTCTTCCTATGCAATTGAGGCCCTTCAACTGACCCTACAAGATCTTGGAGCTCCTTCACGTGTTTGGTCATCCCTTTGCTTGAATAAGCTTTAATCATGGTTCTGTATGTAATTTTATCAGGCCTATATCCCTTCTGTTCCATCAGAATAAGAACTCCCTTCATCTCTGCGAAGCAACCCATTCTCCCATAGGCATCCACCAAACAATTGAAAAATACAGTATCCAATGTTATATCTGAGTTCTCAATAAAGCGCAATACCCCTTCAATTTTTTCAGGTTTCTCAGCTTGCCCATAAGCTCGCACAAGAGAGCAAAGTGTAACACAGCTTGGTTTGATCCTCTCTGACCGCATTAGCCTAAACAAATATTCCATCTGTTTCAAATCCCCAGCCCTCCCAAATGCATCTATCACTATATTGTAGGTTATAATTGTCCATGAGTAATGGTATTTCTGCATGTATTCCATCACTGCACTCATTTTCTTGTAATCTCCAGCTTTTCCATAGGAATCCAGGAGAACATTGAAGGTCATAATGCTGGGTTCAATCCCTGCGCCCTGAAACTTCTCATAACACTTCTCCATCGTTTCGATTTGTCCGCTGATGCCAAAGGCTCTTAATGTGGAGTTCATGGTCCAAACATCAGGCTCACAGTTCTGCTGGCTGAGCATCTTCACCAAAGTTGCTTCCATTTCTTCAAACCTTTTAGTATATAGAAATGATGAGTTATATCTTTGCAATTGAATACTAAAGTCGTGCTCCATCTGGTTGCCAGGAACAGGAGAACTCAATCTTTTTCCAAATTGGTTAGGTGAAGAAATTGCATaatggagaaaaagaaaataaaaacagcaGCCGTAGTCAAATTCAATATGATGGTTAATGAAAGCAAAATTGATGGCTGCAAATTGATTGCCTCACCTAAAATTAACTGCATTATGCACTCCTCCTTTATACTATCTATGGACTAGGTTGCAACAAAATTAATATCCagtaactttttttttcatcataTTACCAGCAACCAGATGGGGCAcgaaaagtattaaaattggATAAGTTAACAAGTTACATTTTTGCTTTTCCATACGCATCAATGAGGGTATTATATGTGATTGTGTTGGGACTAATTCCCAAAGACTCCATATTAGAAAGAAGCGTCTTTGCTTTGTCGAAGGCAAAAACTTGAACACATGACTTTATGAGGATCGAGTAAGTATGGACATCAGGCTGGCAGTCAGGATTACTCTTCATTTCCTCCAGTAAAGAAAATGCTTTATCAAGAAGACCACTCCTACCGTAAGCAGATAATAAAGCAGTATATGATTCATGACTCACATCACAACCTTCATGAATCATAGCTTGAAAGAGCTCATGAGCTTTCTCAGGTTGCTTACACTTTCCAAGCATGACAATTAGCTTGATATACATACCAGAATAGGGCCTGTACCATATCTGCTCCCGGAGTAGTTCAAAAACCTGAATATAAATAACAAACAAGCCTCACACTTCATTCAGATTTTTGTTCATAAAGAAGCATAAATCAATAAGAGGAAAATTGTAGTACAAGGAACCGAATaaaattctcaaattattagtgttaaaaaaaaaatctcaaattaGTTGTACCATAAACAAGCATATCTATTGTTCATGTCCCAAATAAACATGTATTCCAAGAACGGCATAAcaaccaaaaattaaaatttgagcATAAGATATGTGTTCTTTGTGTCACCGAAAGTGAAAAACACATTTTAACAGTCTGTTTCACACTTTTTTCTGCACCCAAACAGAAAAATTTCAAGGAAATAAAAGCCActtcaaaagaagaagaaaaaaacagTATTAATACATTTTGAAAGTCCAAATATGCCAGAATTCGGTTCATTCCAAAACAAGGTTTGTTTAAGctgaaagaattgaattctagcTAACTATTGCCACTCCAAACATGAGATTTGAATAAAtagaattcaattgaattgcACTCCTGCCTTTTCCTcttaaagagaaaatgaaatcatgcaaagaaaaaaaaaagcgaAAAGCAGACTGAAactggaaaaaagaaaacaaagaaacaaaCCTTGAGAGCAGACTCCCAACGCAAAGCGGTAATGCGTTCGTGAAGAGCTTCGAGAACAGTCCGTGGGAGCAATTTCTTAGAATTAGTAGGCCCTctctttttttcaattatagcTTTTGTTGCTTCTCTTCTAAGAATCACCGATATCGCTTTCCTCGATGCGATTTTCCTATCCATTTCCTCTTTTccctctttctcttcttttttcttcactatttcccagtccattctctctctcttccatTTTTTACCTCCCTCTGTCACTACTCCTGCACTATTACCATGAAAAACAAGCGAGACTGATTTCGGTTCGGCTCTATGTTCGGAAACCGATGCTGATATTCTATGTGACGAATTTTGGGTTTTCCGTCGGTTCAATGGCTGCCGGAATGGATACGTCGAGCTGGAGAGTGTAGCCATGGaaattttcttgttattttcttttccttttttctttttgcctttTGAACAGTTAAGAGTCTATAGACCAAACgctgaaaaaataatatcaattaacaAGATAAATAGCATGTGCACAATGATGGGCCGGAATAGGCCcatcaaactaattataacTGAATGTCCAAagggtttttctttaagaattttttaaattaaattaaaatatttgaactCCTCCcgttattaaaaaaaatagcaaatttgacaattatataaatgaaacGGGTAATGTCCACATGAACTCCAATTTATCAAGACAAAATgctatattttcatttctctattttcttttgagatTAGAAATGGAATGtattccaaaataattttacaatttcCTGCAAGATACAGCTTCACCACAAAAGAGAGGAGAGcggagagaaaaaaaagaaaagaaaaagaaaagaaaaaaagaatatgtatTATGTTTAAACAAGTGTCCACTCATTATCATCTGGACACGAAGTTTTGTCACCTAGGGATGGAGTCTCAGGCCTGGGAGGCTTCTTTGAAAACAAGGATGATTTACCATCAAAGAAGTTAGAAAATGGTTGGCCAGGTGACATCTCTGAGTTATCATCTCTTGATGATGGTTTTCTCAGGTTCCTGTCTTTGCTGCCAAAGTTCAGGCCAAGCTTCTTGAACAGACGTCTGGGTTCACCGGCCGTCGTCGTGGTTTCTTCTGCCCTTAGGACTTCTTCTGGATTCAGTAGTATTTTCTCCACCGTTTCATATACCTAACCAAAACATTATGCATACAATAAGCTGTAATTGttcataaaatcataatgcatATGTTCTTTGTGCAGTATAAGCATAGGCAAAAAGATTACGTGCTTGTAACTACCCAATCACCTCTGAATGGTCACCCCTACCTGGCAGATATCATCCACTTTCTCACTCCAGCTGTTTCCTTGACAAGTTAAGACAATGTAGTCTTTGCACTCACTAAATAGCTTTGATGCATCACTGCTGCCAGACAGTTTAGCCTCCGCCATTACAAATCCTAAACCGAGctgaatttcataaaattgaaCACCATGAGCACCATATGTTGAATGATTGAGCACTTTCTATCATGTTTTACCACCAGTTTATCATCAAATCATGTAAAAGGAAGAATAACTTCatgtttttcttctcttctcaAATGTTCTCCATTTTATTTGAAGTTTTATGCGTGCTAATATGAAATTGCAGGGTACTAAAATTGCCTAAGTAGCATAATGTCGAAAAGGATTGAAGAAGGATGAACTGATGAAGATTGACAACAATAACTTCTGATGATATTTCATAATAAGTTTAATCCACCTCACTTTATACAGCAACTACTCTTGGACAGACCTAAGGTTCTAAAGATAAACTATCTATATTTTTCGATAGTACAACAGTAGACGAACCATAATGGATATGATATATGTGACATGTATCATACCACCTGCATAATATAACTCATTTAGACAACTTACCAAGGAAATAAACAGTTGTTCAAACAGCTCAGAAGGGGGAAGGTCCTCTAAGTCGTGTAGAATACCTTCGCTGCAAAATCAAAGCACCatgctcttttttttataattcacaTATATTAAGCTCACCGACTATGATTCGGAATGGTAAATACATATGAGTATATATGACATGCATATAAAACTTACACCGCCAAGTCCTCATCATATAGGGGAGCCTGTTTAACTGCCGGTACTGCTTTGGATGTTTCCCACAGTTCCCGCCACAAATTACCTACCATCAAAGTAAATTACTTATCAGCAGAAAAGGATAATATCACTCCCAATAAGTTGAATTCAAGAAAATTTTAAGCCCTTATTTTTGGAAAAACAGATTATGTAAAGCATATGCATATAAGATacgaattaaataaaaaaagattgtGATTCCAATGGATAAAAATATTCTGCCTCACCCAGAGACACATCACGCAAATTAGAACATGCAGGAAATATactttagaaagaaaaaaagtcactagcaaatatttattttttcagtaATTTGTGCCAggcaaaggaaaaaaaatccaTCAATAAAGTCTAGTAAACCTACATCAATAGATGGTGAATTGGTTATGCAATTCAGTAATTTATTAAGCAAAGACAATAGGACAAAGGCCAGACCTTCCTTTTGCATTCGACTGCTTAGCTGACCTCTTGTAGAAGATGAATCGCTTCCATCAAAAAATTCATTAACCTCACCACTTTCTGTCCAGTCCGGTGGAGAGTGCCATCTTACAAAGTCTTCCAGTATACAACCAGGATTTGCAGCCTAacacatattattaaatacagACAAGTTACATTTGTATGCAAATCCATGATGATCAATAAGATAGACAAACTGCccaattaaagaagaaaaagtacCTTGAAAGCCTGCATGTCAGATAGGAGTTGAGAACATCCAGCACCAACACTGAtgataagaaataatataatatgttatCTCCCACGTCATCACTTAGCTACAGATGAACAGGTTTCGAATCTCAAAAACAAAATCACCCGTAAGGCCACAACAATGAGATTCTTATGGTGCACGCAGAGAAAGATGCTTCTTCACAAATTATCTAATCTATAGCCAATCGCATATATGATACAACATAAATCAAGCATAGCCAAGAAAGTTTAATTGCTAGCATTTGTTAATCCATTTCATGGTTCTTGAAGAATGTGAACGCATCTCAAACCTAAAAACTTTAGAAACAAGGAAGATATCATGAAAAGGATAAATATAAGAGAACTTTGAAGAAATTATCAAAGATGACTGCttgaatctgaaaataatttatcaagaCAAATGAGAAATACTTGATAAACTAACCTCCCAGTACGGAGCACAAACTCCTCATTTTCTTTGATGAGATCTTCAGTAAGCAAAGGCCCTTCCTAAAAACATAGACGCAGATAGATCAGGATAACAAGAGTTTATCTGCATAGCTATCTTATACCACAATTCACTAGCCATACCTGTGTAATTGGAGAGTATATCGGTTCACCAGTTCCCAACATGGTTAAATTGTCAGCTTGGTGATCAGCACCCAATCGAAGGACAAGTTCCCCATTGCATAATCTAGCATACAAGATACCACTTGAACTGACATTCTCTTTAGAGATAGCTGGCTCTTTAGAAACTGAACTGGCATCCCTCATTACTGATTCTAGTGATTCAGTAGCAAGAATGTGACGCTGTTTCCTTGATACACAGCAATTGATAACCTGAAACTGCTGGTATAATAGACAGGAGTTTAGATCTGGAAGATCATCCAAAGGAATGCCGGGTATATGTAGCTCTTCAGACCAAAGTCGTCTCAGCTGCATGCAATATGAATTCAAGCCTACTTGTTAGGAAAAGATAAAGATGAAGTATCATTAATGCATGAAATTCAAAGAATAAAAGGCAAAGGGTTCAATAGTATTTATAATTCAGATAAAactatttcattatttaaaaaagaaaaagaaagaaggaaaagaaaactgaGCAATAAAAGTAGATCACTCTAAGATGCAGTTACTAGTAAAATGGTCAGAAAGTTGCCTATAAGTGGTGCAAATGGTGAATTAGGGAAATATATTCACTTCTGCAGTTTgttgtcaaaaaaatttccCTAGAGATATATTATCACTTACAGACTTCATCAAGAGAAACATGTATTTAACATAAACCATTTATTCAAATGTAGCATAAAGAGCAGAACAATCCTAAGCAATTTATCCCTTCAGCATATTACtctcattttaattaagatgCAGAAGCTACTTACTTCAGCCACAATTTTGCACCATAACAATGCCATTTTCCGCAGGGTTTTAAAGCTTCCAATTACTTCAGATATCTTAACAAGCAAGCTTTCAGGAGGAGAACCATGAATATCTCTAGGCAAAGATGATGCTTCCAAACCGTAGTTGATGTTCCTTCTGAGAAACTTTCCCTCTGCGAATCTCTTGCAGATATTTACAATGGAAGTGAAAGATCATAACAAGATAGTGCAAATTAACCAAGATGAGAAGTTATTTGCAAAAAATACTCTCTAAATGTCGCCTAATCATGAATCTACCTGCATCAAATAGAGAATGTATCAAGGACAAAACTTTCTCATCATCGCCACCAAACTCAGATGCAAGCTTATCCTCCTTGTCACGAAGCACTAATGACTTCATCGCAGCAAGGCTCAAGCTCGCCCTCTCCAATATAGGTGAAGAGCTTCCAGACGATGCCAAAAGATCTTTCAATGACTTGTGCTTCTTTCCAGCACTAGAATAAAAATCCGggaaaaaggagagagagagagagagagcaatTATAAACACCATATACAAATTGGAAAGTGATATCTCATTACAGAGCTATCTTATTAAAAGGCAGCATGTTCCCACTGAGGGAACTAATTGTTTAAGGTTAAAAAGaacattttaaaagaaataaagctaaaagctaaaatgtcaagaacaatACTTACTCAATGGCTATAGCCAACTGCTTCATGACAGATGTTGAAGGAATGTTATCTGGATTGGTGGCATATAATCTTTCAGCTATGAAGGACACTTGTGAACCCTATAAAATACTAATCCATCATAAGCAACAAGAATCCCACCATTTATTTAAGCCAACATTGAGACAAGcaaacaaaaatagaaaactaaaTCATCCACCTATTGCaagcaattttaattcatcTACCACACATAACAGACCATTGCAATTGACATGTAAGAATGTAAATACTTAAGTATATACCAGTTCATTACCTTTGCCTCAGCATCATTTTTCATgttcaataaataaagattttcatCATAGAATGGAGCAGCCATTGTTGGATTTTCAACTCTCTCTGACTGATTTTCAGCTCCTCCTCTCTTTCCTATTCTTATGTTCTTGAACCTATCTTGCCACTCCTGCTTTGTTACTATATTTGAAGGTCTCCATTTCAGATGCCTCCCTTCATTGTTACTCTGCATTGTCCcagtagtttttttttttaaaaattttgtgtGCCTATGTCAATCACAGGCCAAATAAACAGAGAGAATAGCAAATACAAGTAACCATATCAGACCATGACTTAAAAGTTTATTTCTGATCAGTTTCATAATGCTTGGAAAGTCTGAATATGCATGAATTGAGTTCACTTAAATTCCATTTAGTCATTCTTTTGTCTGGAAAGGTTATAGTTGCAAGAATTCAATCATTTCcactttaaataaataaggaaCTATGAATGAAGGgattttataagaaatgaaacCATGCGAAAAGCGACATGCTTCTGCatgaattcaattgaattcttgcatATAATTTAATCCACACACTGCACTCAGTTGCCAAGAATGaaaatcaaaggaaaacaatCTCTTACACAACTAATCCAACTTAATTCGTCCCTAATAAATTAACACTGTGTTTGGAAActctaaaaattcatttaatatttgGTCAATTTTCATGTTTGGAAAGCATATAGTTGCTAcaattcaattctttcaacttaagactaaattagtaaataaataagactttgaaagaaataaagtcATGCCAATTGTGAAAATTGACATGATTTTTCAAGAATTCAATCCAATTGAATTATTGCACTTGATTTATTCCAAACAATATcagtttttctaaaaaaaatacttttaatgacgaaaagaataaattttttaacctACATTTcctatcaaaataaaaatgaaatcaaatcaaatcaaaatgaaTTACACCAATAAGCCCACGTACCTTTGACTCGCCTTCATTTTTAACACTCTCGTCTTCTAAATGCTTTCTTGATTCCCTCGGCGATTGCTTATCAGAATCTTTCTCCGATATAACAGAATATCAAGAATATCAGATAATtcaaataacaaaagaaaaaactgaaaatagtataaacatataaatgacaaaaaaattaaagagaaagTCAAAAATAGCGAtagataaaaaagataaacaggaaactaaaataaaataaaataatctaagGACCTGCTCGATCGGATATAAAGTCGGATTTAATATCTGTGAAAACCCGCTCCGCTTTAGCAGCAGCTGAATGGAAGGCTGTCCTTGCTTTTGATACAAAAGACGGAGCCTCCATATCATGCGCCGAGTGTGGTAGGTTGATAATTCACAGGTATTATTAGGGATCGAGAGAGATGAGAGACAGAAATGTTGGCATGTTTTTAGGGAATGAGAAGGGAAGGAAGAAGAGAGAGTGATATCAGAGCACAAGGTAAGAGTCTTAACTAgttcattttttttgaaacaacttgctctttgtttttttcttttcttttctcccttcattttatttgaatttttttttcttcatttaataaaatcttaattactCATTATTACATTTTAGGATAAATGTACAAACTCAATCTAATTACTATATACTTCATGCTATAACCTCTTAGTAGTTGTTTTTggcaaaatatttaatagatttaattataaaaaaaaaactaaattagactaaattatttttatataaatattataaaatttattatatatattccagtataataataaaattaaaaaaaaactgtgttgcatttattatatatattttcaaggataatgataaaattggaaaaaaaattatgttacaTTGAAAACGTTTATAAGTGAagataattgaaattttttatttgaaattaaaacagTTTGGTAtgaaatcattaaaaaaaaaaagtaataataatgtgttgaaaaatgtataaaagattaattaaaatccaCCTAAATCAAGTCGTAATAGTTATTCTAAAATTCCATTTAATTAGAAAtctcaaaactaaatttgatttgacaaaatattttttctaaaattataaaatagttaaatccGATTAAActcaacttaattaattaaatagtttttaaaaatattaaaagataatctAAAAGtatgtttaattaaatttaaaatttgatgaagcttaaatgaatttaattcaTCTATTAcaaatgtaaaaagaaaatagtaaaattctaTCACGCATGtaaatctaatattaaaaagttcgCAAATAGTTTCAATTAAGTTAAACTTAATTtaacttcaattttaaatatttacactaataattagatataattgtatttttataaaataaaatggatgCTTATATGTTTAAAACTGAACAAATTTTgatgaatataataaatttacaaaactTAATTTCGAATTTTTGCCATCAAATGTTTAAATGAATATTATCATCTTTGGAGTGATATTTAAACAAATGATAAATGCAGTAGATTTTGTGACCCTTTggttcttttttataattagaagaATGTTAATCATTATCCAAAAAGATTGTATTAAAGTTAAACCGAAATTTGATGCAACTATCAATAACGACCATAGCTTTTAGGGGCATGGGATTCATAAAATGTCATCAACTTTTTATACTTTCAATGCAAACATGCACATAAAATGTCACAATCTAATGGTGAGAAAAACTGAGGAATCTTTGGAGGATACTCCAAAGTTACTAATGCAGGAAATTTATTCCCTTATTCTTTTAGAATCTAATTTACGATTCTTATAGtttctatgtatatatattattaaatctgacaaaagaaatttataaaaatatttcttttaacagCCAATTACGattctaaatatatatcttataaaaatatttttaatgtttttagtaaaattaaaatttaaaatattaattattgatagaTAAAATACGATTCGATAATacaatatgataattttttatatctaaagttaatttaaaatgtgtTAGAGcagttttttatatataataaaatatttatttaaaaaatttaatataattatatatttaaaatttaaaattaaaatcttaattaaact from Ricinus communis isolate WT05 ecotype wild-type chromosome 9, ASM1957865v1, whole genome shotgun sequence harbors:
- the LOC8266242 gene encoding pentatricopeptide repeat-containing protein At5g48730, chloroplastic isoform X1 codes for the protein MATLSSSTYPFRQPLNRRKTQNSSHRISASVSEHRAEPKSVSLVFHGNSAGVVTEGGKKWKRERMDWEIVKKKEEKEGKEEMDRKIASRKAISVILRREATKAIIEKKRGPTNSKKLLPRTVLEALHERITALRWESALKVFELLREQIWYRPYSGMYIKLIVMLGKCKQPEKAHELFQAMIHEGCDVSHESYTALLSAYGRSGLLDKAFSLLEEMKSNPDCQPDVHTYSILIKSCVQVFAFDKAKTLLSNMESLGISPNTITYNTLIDAYGKAKMFEEMEATLVKMLSQQNCEPDVWTMNSTLRAFGISGQIETMEKCYEKFQGAGIEPSIMTFNVLLDSYGKAGDYKKMSAVMEYMQKYHYSWTIITYNIVIDAFGRAGDLKQMEYLFRLMRSERIKPSCVTLCSLVRAYGQAEKPEKIEGVLRFIENSDITLDTVFFNCLVDAYGRMGCFAEMKGVLILMEQKGYRPDKITYRTMIKAYSSKGMTKHVKELQDLVGSVEGPQLHRKKPDF
- the LOC8266242 gene encoding pentatricopeptide repeat-containing protein At5g48730, chloroplastic isoform X2, whose translation is MATLSSSTYPFRQPLNRRKTQNSSHRISASVSEHRAEPKSVSLVFHGNSAGVVTEGGKKWKRERMDWEIVKKKEEKEGKEEMDRKIASRKAISVILRREATKAIIEKKRGPTNSKKLLPRTVLEALHERITALRWESALKVFELLREQIWYRPYSGMYIKLIVMLGKCKQPEKAHELFQAMIHEGCDVSHESYTALLSAYGRSGLLDKAFSLLEEMKSNPDCQPDVHTYSILIKSCVQVFAFDKAKTLLSNMESLGISPNTITYNTLIDAYGKAKMFEEMEATLVKMLSQQNCEPDVWTMNSTLRAFGISGQIETMEKCYEKFQGAGIEPSIMTFNVLLDSYGKAGDYKKMSAVMEYMQKYHYSWTIITYNIVIDAFGRAGDLKQMEYLFRLMRSERIKPSCVTLCSLVRAYGQAEKPEKIEGVLRFIENSDITLDTVFFNCLVDAYGRMGCFAEMKGVLILMEQKGYRPDKITYRTMIKAYSSKGMTKHVKELQDLVGGQG